A genome region from Akkermansiaceae bacterium includes the following:
- a CDS encoding assimilatory sulfite reductase (NADPH) flavoprotein subunit: MLPDNSPFSPDQRKALDSLLAGFDALQRGWLSGFLAAGSAAPAVAAAPVSAGKLTVLYGTESGNSEELADRAMKEAKKKGFKAVMKNMADLAPKDLEKEENLLVIVSTWGDGEAPETAVSFHKDFMAADLKLGKVKFSVCALGDTSYEKFCEIGKQFDSRLEKLGATRIAPRVDCDVDYEDAYAGWFDAAMKALGPAAAAPLEELQPLLSGGVEYGKKNPFPSEVIDNLLLNGEGSAKETIHVELSLDGSGMGYEPGDALAVQPTNCPSMVKDILAAAKLTGTEEIEVKGAGKKLLADALREDFDITALSKAVLKKLAEASGSATLAALLEDDAKERLHEYINGREIIDALIDYAPKGLSAESLAGIFRKLPIRLYSIASSQLAHPDEVHLTVAAVRYETHGRLRKGVCSTYLADVAKAGQKVSVFVQPNKNFRLPADGGTPIIMVGPGTGIAPFRSFVEHRAALGASGKNWLFFGDQRYTYDFLYQLEWQDFLKNGHLTKLDLAFSRDQPEKVYVQDKMLEKGAELYAWLEEGAHFYVCGDASRMAADVHEALISIVKNYGAKSREEAEAYVEGLKKSKRYQRDVY; encoded by the coding sequence ATGCTTCCAGACAATTCGCCGTTTTCACCCGACCAGCGCAAGGCGCTGGATTCATTGCTTGCCGGATTTGATGCGCTGCAGCGCGGATGGCTCAGCGGGTTCCTAGCCGCCGGATCGGCCGCGCCCGCCGTGGCGGCGGCTCCTGTTTCCGCAGGGAAGCTCACGGTGCTTTATGGGACGGAGAGCGGGAATTCCGAGGAGTTGGCCGATCGCGCCATGAAAGAGGCGAAGAAAAAGGGCTTCAAGGCGGTGATGAAGAACATGGCGGATCTCGCTCCCAAGGATCTGGAAAAGGAAGAGAACCTGCTGGTGATCGTATCAACCTGGGGAGATGGGGAGGCACCGGAGACTGCGGTATCCTTCCACAAGGATTTCATGGCAGCGGATCTCAAGCTGGGCAAGGTGAAGTTCAGCGTCTGCGCGCTCGGCGACACTTCCTACGAAAAATTCTGCGAGATCGGGAAGCAGTTCGATTCCCGTCTGGAGAAACTCGGCGCAACGCGGATCGCCCCCAGGGTCGATTGCGATGTGGACTATGAGGATGCGTATGCGGGTTGGTTCGATGCGGCGATGAAGGCGCTCGGCCCTGCTGCCGCAGCCCCCCTGGAGGAATTGCAGCCGCTGCTTTCCGGCGGTGTGGAGTATGGGAAGAAGAACCCGTTCCCCTCCGAGGTGATCGACAACCTGTTGCTCAACGGCGAAGGCTCCGCGAAGGAGACGATCCATGTGGAGCTATCGCTCGATGGCAGCGGCATGGGCTACGAGCCCGGCGACGCGCTGGCCGTGCAGCCGACGAACTGCCCGTCCATGGTGAAAGACATCCTCGCTGCCGCGAAACTCACCGGCACCGAGGAAATCGAGGTCAAAGGCGCCGGGAAAAAGCTTTTGGCGGACGCGCTGCGTGAGGATTTCGACATCACCGCGCTCTCCAAGGCGGTGCTCAAGAAGCTCGCCGAGGCATCCGGTTCCGCAACGCTTGCCGCACTGCTTGAGGACGACGCCAAGGAAAGGCTCCACGAGTACATCAACGGCCGGGAGATCATCGACGCGCTCATCGACTACGCCCCCAAGGGGCTTTCCGCCGAGTCGCTGGCGGGCATTTTCCGCAAGCTGCCGATCCGCCTGTATTCGATCGCATCGAGCCAGCTTGCGCATCCGGACGAGGTGCATCTGACCGTCGCCGCCGTGAGGTATGAAACGCACGGCCGCTTGAGGAAAGGCGTATGCTCGACCTATCTCGCCGATGTCGCGAAGGCCGGGCAGAAGGTTTCGGTCTTCGTCCAGCCGAACAAGAATTTCCGCCTCCCCGCCGATGGCGGCACGCCCATCATCATGGTCGGGCCGGGCACGGGGATCGCACCGTTCCGCTCCTTCGTGGAGCACCGCGCGGCTCTCGGGGCGAGCGGGAAAAATTGGCTTTTCTTCGGCGACCAGCGCTACACCTACGACTTCCTCTATCAGCTCGAATGGCAGGATTTCCTGAAAAACGGTCATCTCACCAAGCTCGACCTCGCATTTTCCCGCGATCAGCCCGAGAAGGTCTACGTGCAGGACAAGATGCTCGAAAAGGGAGCGGAGCTCTATGCCTGGCTCGAGGAAGGCGCACACTTCTATGTCTGCGGCGACGCCAGCCGCATGGCCGCCGATGTCCACGAGGCGCTCATCTCCATCGTGAAAAACTACGGCGCGAAAAGCCGCGAAGAGGCCGAGGCCTACGTCGAGGGCCTCAAGAAATCGAAACGCTACCAACGCGACGTTTACTGA
- a CDS encoding glyoxalase, with translation MKVEKVKYVLWAADWERCLAFYENLFGGVVSFRMEVWSEIVIAGATIGVHGGGEGKRTWTGLSFQVDDLRAGIVRLKDCGGDLAAEPNDTEEDPLHLAMCIDTEGNEFMMTMKR, from the coding sequence ATGAAGGTTGAAAAGGTGAAATACGTGCTGTGGGCGGCGGACTGGGAGCGGTGCCTGGCGTTTTATGAAAACCTATTCGGCGGGGTCGTCTCCTTCCGCATGGAGGTATGGAGCGAGATCGTCATCGCCGGCGCAACCATCGGCGTCCACGGCGGTGGCGAGGGCAAGAGGACGTGGACGGGGCTGTCCTTCCAGGTGGATGATCTGCGCGCGGGGATCGTCAGGCTCAAGGATTGCGGTGGAGACCTCGCGGCCGAGCCGAACGACACCGAGGAGGATCCGCTCCACCTCGCGATGTGCATCGATACGGAGGGGAACGAGTTCATGATGACGATGAAGAGGTAA
- a CDS encoding pseudouridine synthase yields MVTNLAAYRFVELAGLKELREELIALCKGVGLKGTILLSVEGINLFVAGSGDAVRRLMGRLREIPGLGDFEGKTSESEDQPFRRMLVRIKKEIISFGVEGVEPGKRTSPKLSAKELKRWLDEGRKVTLLDTRNDYEVKLGTFAGAVVPDIKTFREFPKAVRELPEEMKHETVVMFCTGGIRCEKAGPFMEMEGFKNIYQLDGGILKYFEECGGDHYDGECFVFDQRVGVDPALRETDTAVCYACQAPLDAEDQEDVRYVAGKTCPYCFVAEPEKMAERIALSQAKLDAVCEVLPGSVAQENRRPVNVSARYDRWTLGDMLVDQFPQVARGEWAERCDAGRFVSYGGKVRGMDHLVRAGERILQVFPPEVEPEVAKGIRIVWDDEAVVVVEKPAPLPMHASGRYHRNTLQFLVNQVYEPKYLRPVHRLDANTRGLVLFARTRHFCRLLQRQFLEGKVEKIYRVRVHGHPGWEVKTCESAISAKPVGPGGRMVDDEDGLAASTDFSVKERCADGTAWLEARLGSGRTNQIRVHLWEMGFPVVGDPCYLLGREMGGKQTLEVGDAPMELEAWKLVFTHPVSGKRMEFVNGFRHGED; encoded by the coding sequence ATGGTTACGAATTTGGCGGCATACAGGTTTGTGGAGCTGGCGGGCTTGAAGGAGTTGCGCGAGGAATTGATCGCGCTGTGCAAGGGGGTGGGGCTCAAGGGGACGATTTTGCTGAGCGTGGAGGGCATCAACCTATTCGTGGCGGGCTCGGGTGACGCGGTGAGGAGGCTGATGGGTCGGCTGCGTGAAATCCCAGGGCTGGGGGATTTCGAGGGAAAAACCAGCGAGAGCGAGGATCAGCCGTTCCGGAGGATGCTGGTGAGGATCAAGAAAGAGATCATTTCCTTCGGGGTGGAGGGTGTGGAGCCGGGGAAACGGACTTCGCCCAAGCTTTCCGCAAAGGAACTCAAGCGGTGGCTGGATGAGGGGCGCAAGGTGACGCTGCTGGATACGCGGAACGATTATGAGGTGAAACTCGGGACCTTCGCAGGTGCGGTGGTGCCGGATATCAAGACCTTCCGGGAGTTTCCGAAAGCTGTCCGGGAGCTTCCCGAGGAAATGAAGCATGAGACGGTGGTGATGTTTTGCACCGGAGGGATCCGCTGTGAGAAGGCGGGGCCGTTCATGGAGATGGAGGGCTTCAAGAACATCTATCAGCTCGATGGGGGGATCCTGAAATATTTCGAGGAATGCGGTGGGGATCACTACGACGGGGAGTGCTTTGTGTTCGACCAGCGGGTGGGGGTGGATCCGGCGTTAAGGGAGACGGATACGGCGGTGTGCTATGCGTGCCAGGCACCGCTGGATGCGGAGGATCAGGAGGATGTGAGGTATGTAGCGGGGAAAACCTGCCCGTATTGCTTTGTGGCGGAGCCGGAGAAAATGGCGGAGCGGATCGCGCTGTCGCAGGCGAAGCTGGATGCGGTGTGCGAGGTTTTGCCGGGATCGGTGGCGCAGGAGAACAGGAGGCCGGTGAATGTTTCCGCGAGGTATGACAGATGGACGCTGGGGGATATGCTGGTGGATCAGTTCCCGCAGGTTGCGCGCGGGGAATGGGCGGAGCGGTGTGATGCGGGGCGCTTCGTGAGCTATGGCGGGAAGGTGCGGGGGATGGATCATTTGGTGCGCGCGGGGGAGAGGATCCTGCAGGTTTTCCCGCCCGAGGTGGAGCCTGAGGTGGCGAAGGGGATCCGGATTGTTTGGGACGATGAGGCGGTGGTGGTGGTGGAAAAACCCGCGCCGCTGCCGATGCACGCGAGCGGGAGGTATCACCGGAACACGCTGCAATTTTTGGTGAACCAAGTGTATGAGCCGAAGTATCTGAGGCCGGTTCACAGGCTGGATGCGAATACGCGTGGTCTTGTGCTATTTGCACGAACCCGGCATTTCTGCCGGCTCCTGCAGCGGCAGTTCCTGGAGGGGAAGGTGGAGAAGATCTATCGTGTGCGGGTGCATGGGCATCCGGGGTGGGAGGTGAAAACGTGCGAGTCCGCGATTTCGGCGAAGCCGGTGGGGCCGGGTGGCCGGATGGTGGATGACGAGGACGGCCTGGCGGCGAGCACGGATTTTTCCGTGAAGGAGAGATGTGCGGACGGTACGGCCTGGCTGGAGGCGAGGCTGGGCAGCGGGCGGACGAACCAGATCCGGGTGCATCTGTGGGAGATGGGTTTTCCTGTGGTGGGTGATCCGTGTTATCTGTTAGGTCGGGAAATGGGCGGCAAGCAGACGCTGGAGGTGGGGGATGCGCCGATGGAGCTGGAGGCCTGGAAATTGGTTTTCACGCATCCGGTGAGCGGGAAGAGGATGGAGTTTGTGAACGGGTTCAGACACGGTGAAGATTGA
- a CDS encoding DUF4339 domain-containing protein, which yields MGNGEQLVMQLVIGLVMGGITAAIASSKGRNTVGWFFLGFFFGCISLIIILCLSNLKEEQAKWSANEIEQRRLREQLRQEQLKNDALRQHTIARLDLHDEKLGMDTRSAAPGLNLGNLPKPVLLTGNSPAVPPPGYPAQGWYANEGGQQGGPYTFALLNSRARQGSLSPDTLVWVEGMADWQPAGTIPNLFPA from the coding sequence ATGGGAAATGGCGAGCAGCTTGTCATGCAGTTGGTGATAGGCCTTGTCATGGGCGGCATCACGGCAGCCATCGCATCCTCCAAGGGTCGCAACACGGTGGGCTGGTTTTTCCTGGGGTTTTTCTTCGGCTGCATTTCGCTCATCATCATACTCTGCCTCTCGAACCTCAAGGAAGAGCAGGCGAAGTGGAGCGCGAACGAGATCGAGCAACGCCGCCTGCGCGAGCAGCTCAGGCAGGAGCAGTTGAAGAACGACGCGCTGCGCCAGCACACCATCGCCCGGCTGGACCTGCATGACGAGAAGCTGGGCATGGATACCCGCAGCGCGGCCCCCGGACTGAACCTGGGGAACCTGCCCAAGCCGGTGCTGCTGACCGGCAACAGCCCGGCGGTGCCGCCGCCCGGATACCCGGCGCAAGGCTGGTATGCGAACGAAGGCGGGCAGCAGGGCGGGCCATACACATTCGCATTGCTCAACTCACGCGCCAGGCAGGGCAGCCTTTCGCCCGATACCCTGGTATGGGTGGAGGGTATGGCGGATTGGCAGCCGGCTGGGACAATCCCCAACCTTTTCCCGGCATGA
- a CDS encoding NADPH-dependent assimilatory sulfite reductase hemoprotein subunit — translation MSEQKLAANEGIKIRSNYLRGTIEEGLADLSTGSMAEDDQQLLKFHGTYQQDDRDLRPNRRKHKLEKAYSFMIRIRVPGGVATPQQWLETDRMATQFANSTIKLTTRQAFQFHGIIKSNLKRTIAEINQAAMDTIAACGDVNRNVMCNPNPYLSSVHAEVLRISQGISEHLTPATRAYHEIWLDGEKVESSEEEVEPIYGKTYLPRKFKITVAVPPSNDVDIYANCLSFIAIVEEGKLVGFNVAVGGGMGMTHGDEKTYPRLADVIGFCAPEQVNDVAEKVVILQRDHGCRTERKHARMKYTVDDHGPEWILAKLNEYLGYELGPVRDFKFEDNGDRFGWVEGTNGKHNLTLFIQGGRVLDTPSYPMRTGLREIAKVHDGDFRLTANQNLMIANVSPEKRPEIEKLLEQYGMKDSHEKSGLRLNSLACVALPTCGLSLAEAERYLPDLLTELEEVIEEAGLRHDAITIRMTGCPNGCARPYISEIGFVGRSPGCYNVYLGGGFAGQRLSKLYRENFPGNEIKDLLAPIIRRYAKERNEGERFGDFCIRTGYVAATEQGQDFHKNVKEEAVSA, via the coding sequence ATGTCCGAACAAAAACTAGCGGCCAACGAAGGCATCAAGATCCGCAGCAACTACCTCCGGGGAACCATCGAGGAAGGTCTCGCCGACCTGTCCACCGGTTCCATGGCCGAGGACGATCAGCAGCTCCTGAAATTCCACGGTACCTACCAGCAGGACGACCGCGACCTGCGCCCGAACCGCCGCAAGCACAAGCTTGAGAAGGCTTACAGCTTCATGATCCGCATCCGCGTGCCGGGTGGGGTCGCTACGCCGCAGCAGTGGCTGGAGACGGATCGCATGGCCACTCAGTTTGCCAACAGCACGATCAAGCTGACCACCCGGCAGGCGTTCCAGTTCCACGGCATCATCAAGTCGAATCTGAAACGCACGATCGCGGAGATCAACCAGGCGGCGATGGATACGATCGCGGCCTGCGGCGACGTGAACCGCAACGTGATGTGCAACCCGAACCCATATCTCTCCTCCGTCCACGCGGAGGTGCTGAGAATTTCGCAGGGAATATCCGAGCACCTAACGCCCGCCACCCGCGCCTACCATGAGATCTGGCTGGATGGCGAAAAAGTCGAGAGCAGCGAGGAAGAGGTCGAGCCGATCTACGGCAAGACCTACCTGCCGCGGAAATTCAAGATCACCGTCGCCGTCCCGCCGTCCAACGATGTGGATATCTATGCGAATTGCCTTTCCTTCATCGCCATCGTCGAAGAAGGCAAGCTCGTTGGTTTCAACGTCGCCGTCGGCGGCGGCATGGGCATGACCCACGGCGATGAGAAAACCTACCCGCGCCTCGCGGATGTGATCGGCTTCTGCGCGCCGGAACAGGTGAACGACGTTGCCGAAAAGGTGGTGATCCTCCAGCGCGACCACGGCTGCCGCACCGAGCGCAAGCACGCGCGCATGAAATACACCGTCGATGACCATGGCCCGGAGTGGATCCTTGCGAAGCTCAACGAATACCTCGGCTACGAGCTCGGGCCTGTCCGGGATTTCAAATTCGAGGACAACGGGGACCGCTTCGGTTGGGTCGAGGGCACCAACGGCAAGCACAACCTCACCCTCTTCATCCAGGGCGGGCGCGTGCTTGATACGCCTTCCTATCCGATGCGCACCGGCCTGCGCGAGATCGCCAAGGTTCACGACGGCGACTTCCGCCTCACCGCGAACCAGAACCTGATGATCGCGAATGTCTCGCCGGAGAAACGCCCGGAGATCGAGAAGCTCCTCGAGCAATACGGCATGAAGGACAGTCACGAGAAAAGCGGCCTGCGGCTCAACTCGCTTGCCTGCGTCGCCCTGCCGACCTGCGGCCTTTCCCTCGCGGAAGCAGAAAGATACCTCCCGGATCTCCTCACTGAGCTTGAGGAAGTGATCGAGGAAGCTGGACTGCGCCACGATGCGATCACCATCCGCATGACCGGCTGCCCTAACGGCTGCGCGCGCCCCTACATTTCCGAGATCGGATTCGTCGGCCGCTCACCGGGTTGCTACAACGTCTATCTCGGCGGTGGCTTTGCGGGGCAGCGTCTGTCGAAGCTCTATCGCGAGAATTTTCCCGGAAACGAGATCAAGGATCTTCTGGCTCCCATCATCCGCCGTTACGCGAAGGAACGCAACGAAGGCGAACGCTTCGGGGATTTCTGCATCCGCACGGGATACGTCGCCGCCACCGAGCAAGGCCAGGATTTCCACAAGAACGTGAAGGAAGAGGCCGTCAGCGCCTGA
- the aroB gene encoding 3-dehydroquinate synthase, whose amino-acid sequence MPTVHVDLADRSYPVIVGEGLLGKTADLLAEHKLSGLRAAIISDATVASHHAETLLAGFSGTKPTLHTVPSGEASKSLTHAENICREMIRASHDRRSLIIALGGGVVGDLAGFVASIFYRGIPFVQIPTTIVSQVDSSVGGKTGVNVAEGKNLLGAFHQPKLVIVDPETLRTLPAREFHEGFAEAVKHAAIRDAHMLADLLAIDPEKREVPAELLAHNIAIKARIVEADEYETKDIRALLNFGHTIGHGIEASLPYGEMLHGEAIALGIRAALHISEKHSGLAPEASQEIITLLQHFKLPLTIPESIPTATVMDRLARDKKFKSGRIRFVTLSEIGQAQVIETVTLAELEAAIEHLRSKP is encoded by the coding sequence ATGCCCACCGTCCATGTCGATCTCGCCGACCGCTCCTATCCTGTCATCGTAGGGGAAGGCCTGCTTGGGAAAACAGCCGATCTGCTCGCCGAACACAAGCTTTCCGGCCTGCGTGCGGCCATCATCTCGGATGCGACCGTCGCCTCCCATCACGCCGAAACCCTGCTTGCCGGATTCTCCGGCACGAAACCCACCCTCCACACAGTCCCGTCAGGCGAAGCCTCGAAATCCCTCACCCATGCGGAAAACATCTGCCGGGAAATGATCCGCGCCAGCCACGACCGCCGCTCGCTGATCATCGCCCTGGGCGGCGGTGTCGTCGGCGACCTCGCCGGCTTCGTCGCATCCATCTTCTACCGCGGCATCCCTTTTGTACAGATCCCCACCACCATCGTCTCACAGGTGGATTCATCCGTCGGGGGGAAAACCGGGGTGAACGTCGCCGAGGGGAAAAACCTGCTCGGTGCCTTCCACCAGCCCAAGCTCGTCATCGTCGATCCCGAAACGCTCCGCACCCTCCCCGCCCGCGAGTTCCACGAAGGCTTCGCCGAGGCGGTTAAGCACGCCGCAATCCGCGACGCCCACATGCTCGCCGATCTCCTCGCCATCGATCCGGAAAAACGCGAAGTCCCCGCCGAACTCCTCGCCCACAACATCGCGATCAAGGCGCGCATCGTCGAGGCTGACGAATACGAGACCAAGGACATCCGCGCACTCCTAAACTTCGGCCACACCATCGGCCACGGCATCGAAGCATCCCTCCCCTACGGCGAAATGCTACACGGCGAGGCCATCGCGCTCGGCATCCGCGCCGCCCTTCACATCTCCGAAAAACACTCAGGCCTCGCACCCGAAGCCTCGCAGGAAATCATCACCCTGCTCCAGCATTTCAAGCTCCCGCTCACCATCCCGGAATCCATCCCGACCGCCACCGTCATGGATCGTCTCGCCCGCGATAAGAAATTCAAATCCGGAAGGATCCGCTTCGTCACCCTCTCGGAAATCGGGCAAGCACAGGTCATCGAAACCGTCACCTTGGCCGAGCTCGAGGCCGCCATCGAGCACCTGCGGTCAAAGCCCTGA
- the tilS gene encoding tRNA lysidine(34) synthetase TilS, translating to MKIELNIPWLAGVSRRKRWLLGVSGGMDSMALLHLLKEGGFRDVVVCHLDHGLRGRESTGDARFVKRVAEGMGYAVEMGKADVRGMIKEGGGSLETVARLARHGFFGECGKRHRCGRLLLAHHADDQAETVLWNLMRGSHGCRGMREAAEIGMGGRRMEVVRPLLRVRKAEMRDWMLSHGFKWREDASNAECDVVRNRIRIEVLPLLGEIAGRDVSPMLARAAEAAEGLRVIAGWAAERADALDPQGRLHLGVFRGLPEVLQAEVMAVFLKRNGVGGISSDLVARGVGLAGSDASPSLNLPGGGRLRRRAGRIFVDVG from the coding sequence GTGAAGATTGAACTAAACATTCCATGGCTCGCCGGGGTTTCGCGGAGGAAGCGTTGGCTGCTCGGGGTTTCCGGGGGAATGGATTCGATGGCGCTGTTGCATTTGCTCAAGGAGGGCGGCTTCCGTGATGTGGTGGTCTGCCATCTGGATCACGGGTTACGCGGCAGGGAATCGACGGGGGATGCGCGGTTTGTGAAGAGGGTGGCGGAGGGGATGGGTTACGCGGTGGAAATGGGGAAGGCGGATGTGCGCGGCATGATCAAGGAGGGCGGCGGCTCCCTGGAAACGGTTGCGAGGCTGGCGAGGCATGGTTTTTTCGGGGAGTGCGGGAAGAGGCATCGTTGCGGGCGTTTGCTGCTGGCGCACCATGCGGATGATCAGGCGGAAACGGTTTTGTGGAACCTGATGCGCGGGTCGCACGGGTGCCGGGGGATGAGGGAGGCTGCGGAAATCGGGATGGGCGGGCGGAGGATGGAGGTGGTGAGACCGCTGCTCCGGGTGCGGAAGGCGGAGATGCGGGATTGGATGCTGTCCCATGGTTTCAAATGGCGTGAGGATGCGAGCAATGCGGAATGCGATGTGGTGAGGAACCGAATCAGGATCGAGGTGCTGCCCTTGCTCGGCGAGATCGCCGGGCGCGATGTTTCACCGATGCTGGCAAGGGCGGCGGAGGCGGCGGAGGGTTTGCGCGTGATCGCGGGCTGGGCGGCGGAGCGGGCGGACGCGCTGGATCCGCAGGGACGCTTGCATCTCGGGGTTTTCCGAGGTTTGCCCGAGGTTTTGCAGGCCGAGGTGATGGCGGTTTTCCTCAAGCGCAATGGCGTGGGGGGGATCAGCTCGGACCTGGTGGCCAGGGGTGTCGGGCTGGCCGGTTCGGATGCCTCTCCGAGCTTGAATCTTCCCGGTGGTGGCAGGCTGCGCAGGCGGGCGGGGAGGATTTTCGTGGATGTGGGTTGA
- a CDS encoding phosphoadenylyl-sulfate reductase, whose protein sequence is MQALKFHAEPDFDPASLSAEIAPMRAGERVRLLHGRLGDHLVATTSFGLQAAVMLHLIHENAPEIPVVFIDTGFLFPETYQYAEQLCTIMPKLDLRVYQPSVSAARMQSLWGNLWEGSAEDQERYGMLTKIEPMNRALRELGADVWLSGLRRSQSKTRSDRPFVEQQKKTLKAYPILDWADAQVDLYLQQHDLPRHPLSEKGYLTMGDWHSTRPAENGSAEGTRFNGEKFECGLHLDSGTSDFQI, encoded by the coding sequence ATGCAAGCACTAAAATTCCATGCGGAGCCGGATTTCGACCCCGCGAGCCTGTCCGCCGAGATTGCGCCGATGCGCGCCGGGGAGCGGGTGCGCCTGCTGCACGGGCGGCTCGGGGACCACCTCGTCGCCACCACCAGCTTTGGCCTGCAGGCTGCGGTGATGCTTCATCTCATCCATGAGAATGCTCCGGAAATCCCGGTCGTGTTCATCGACACCGGTTTCCTTTTTCCGGAGACATACCAGTACGCCGAGCAGCTTTGCACCATCATGCCCAAGCTCGACCTCCGCGTCTATCAGCCATCGGTTTCCGCCGCCCGGATGCAGTCCTTGTGGGGAAATCTCTGGGAAGGCTCCGCAGAAGACCAGGAGCGCTACGGCATGCTCACCAAGATCGAGCCGATGAACCGCGCCCTGCGCGAGCTCGGCGCGGATGTCTGGCTGAGCGGGCTGCGCCGCTCGCAGTCGAAGACCCGCAGCGACCGCCCCTTCGTCGAGCAGCAGAAAAAAACCCTCAAAGCCTATCCCATCCTCGACTGGGCGGATGCCCAGGTGGATCTCTATCTCCAGCAGCACGATCTCCCGCGCCACCCGCTCTCCGAAAAAGGCTACCTGACCATGGGCGATTGGCACAGCACACGCCCTGCGGAAAACGGCTCCGCCGAAGGCACCCGCTTCAACGGTGAGAAATTCGAGTGCGGCCTGCACCTCGATTCCGGCACTTCCGACTTCCAGATCTGA
- a CDS encoding CPBP family intramembrane metalloprotease yields the protein MSEDLMPTDGTCGYCGHHLDSRVYFCPGCAKPHRSIELGLTPSMPKFENIETRLRTGAPDVWTVFFAFLSAMMVSAFIGLAIWGKDNLGPVMLLVQLAIFVTTAFALVRYWADVRPLLAVTGFGKTAAWAGLALLIPMLALNYGYHSVLVALLDIEMEDYGSFFGSRAGAILFICVMPAVVEEIAFRGIIQHRFESVVGPWVAIAASSVLFSAAHMSILSGPYLAGLGALLGWMKWKSGSLYPPMLAHFAHNLVVISLFDT from the coding sequence ATGTCGGAAGATCTCATGCCCACGGACGGCACCTGCGGATATTGCGGGCATCATCTCGATTCCAGGGTGTATTTTTGCCCGGGCTGCGCCAAGCCCCACCGCTCCATCGAGCTTGGCCTGACGCCTTCCATGCCGAAGTTCGAGAACATCGAGACACGGCTGCGGACCGGTGCGCCGGATGTCTGGACGGTGTTCTTCGCATTCCTCTCCGCGATGATGGTGTCCGCCTTCATCGGCCTGGCCATCTGGGGCAAGGACAACCTCGGCCCGGTCATGCTGTTGGTGCAGCTGGCGATTTTCGTCACCACCGCATTCGCCCTGGTCAGGTATTGGGCGGACGTGCGGCCCTTGCTGGCTGTCACGGGCTTCGGGAAAACCGCAGCTTGGGCGGGGCTGGCACTGCTCATCCCCATGTTGGCCCTGAACTATGGGTATCACAGTGTTTTGGTGGCGTTGCTCGACATCGAAATGGAGGACTATGGCAGCTTCTTCGGCTCCAGGGCGGGTGCCATCCTTTTCATTTGCGTCATGCCCGCCGTCGTTGAGGAGATCGCGTTCCGTGGCATCATCCAGCATCGCTTCGAATCGGTCGTCGGGCCATGGGTCGCGATTGCGGCCTCATCGGTGCTTTTCTCCGCCGCGCACATGTCCATCCTGTCCGGCCCATACCTTGCGGGACTGGGTGCGCTTTTGGGCTGGATGAAGTGGAAAAGCGGCAGCCTGTACCCGCCTATGCTCGCCCATTTCGCCCATAATTTGGTTGTTATCAGCCTTTTCGACACCTAG